DNA from Chloroherpetonaceae bacterium:
AAATTGATTACCGAATTCTAAATCTTCATTATCAACAGCGGAAGCGGTTAAAAAAAGATTATTTACCACTTTTTGTTTTTTTCCATCATCTAATGCAGATAAAGCTACCCTTGATCCCATACTATGTGTCATCAGATCGACTAAAACTGCGTTGTTAAATATGCTATTTAAGTGCATTTGCAATCTTCTTGCCACAGCCGAACTTCTACTTTTAGCTGCCTGATAATCAAAGGGGTTATCCCCGCCCGGCCAAGTATAACCAACTATTTCATCGTAAAATTGCCAATCTTTAAAGTTCTCTTCGAGCGTTTGATAAGATTTAATAACATCATCCGGTTCTGAATTATAGCCGTGGATAAGGACTAGAATTGTTTTACCAGATATTTTTTTTATCACCTCATCGCGCGTCATTTCAGTGCCTAAGCTTTCATCCGATAGATTAACATCTCTGAATAAATCAAAATCAGATAAATTATCTGATTCCCAAAAATCAGTTCTTGAACTTATCATTATCATAAAAATCTCCAATTAGTTGAAAAATACTATAAAGAACCCAACCATAAACCAGATATGAGTACTAATACATCTATTGCCCATTTTTCTTTTGTTTCATCATATTTTTTAGAAAGTATTACAAATAGTGAAGCCAAAAGTAAAATGAAAGAAATAACTGTTTTTATAATAAATTTAGGATTGCTAAATTCATTTGAGCTTTCTCTTTCAATATAATTTTCATTTTTAATAATTGATTTTTCTATTGAGTTAATTGAGTCTCTTGTAATTATTTCTGTATAGCTTTCTTTATGTTGTGAATTGTTAAATGCATTTTCAAAAAAATTAGACTTTCTTGTAATAACAAAAAGAATAAAAAAAGATAATATAGAAATGGAAATAAAAATTGCAGTATTGCGCATAACAATAATTATTCAAGAATTAAGCGTAGAAGAAATCGACGAAAGAAAAAATTTCTAAAGTCAGTATTCTTTTTTTGGTAAATTGAAATTGAAACTAATTGAGAGTTATGCTGAGTGAAATAGCATAATTACAATTTTTCCTAATGCGAATATCCGTATAGGCTTTCCTTAAGACGGATTCTGAAACAATGATAGAATAATATTAGTAACGAACGAGAGAACGGGTTAGAACGGGAGGAACTTGGTGGTTTCCTGAGGTTCTAATCTTAACACTAGCAGTTTATATTTTTTTACATTTAGTTCCAAATAAAATTTTTCTGTACTCATTTTGTGAGCTTCATCACAAGATTGATGAATTAGTAATGCTGAAAAGTTTAGAATGCTATCTTGCCCATATTTCATAAGAGTTTAAAGGTGCTCTTAACTTAAGGTAAGTATTGGAAAGAAGGGGCGTTATAAGAGAGAAAATATTTTTTTCATTAATGCCGAAAAAGGCAATAGAACGCTGATAACGCGGATTGAAGTTGATTCGTGCGGATAATCGGTGTGAATCGTTTGAATCTGTGTCATTGGCGTGCAAGATTCCAAGCGCGCTTCGCTTGTCGGAATGCTTGTACTGAGCCTGTCGAAGTGACATTGTTAATCCTGTTCATCACTTAATCCTGAAAATCCTGATTCAGACAGTGGTTTCTACAAGCCGTGGCCACCACACGGGTTAAGCCCCCGAGCAATACTTAACCAATATGAAAATAAAAGGAATTTTTTTGCGATACCTCCAAAAAAGCAAGGGATGCGGAACCCGAAAGCCCAGCACCCCTTTTTTGCCCACAAATCAAGAAGAAAGTGGATTTACATTTCAGAAAAGCTCTTTGGAAGCCCCGTTGAGTCTTTTGCAATGAATCCCGAAAAGGCGAGTAATGCCCCACAAATCATCAGATTTCGAAAGACATTCACCATTTCCAATTCCTGTTCCCTAGCAAGATTCGCGGCCATCATTTCAGTC
Protein-coding regions in this window:
- a CDS encoding alpha/beta hydrolase; the encoded protein is MIMISSRTDFWESDNLSDFDLFRDVNLSDESLGTEMTRDEVIKKISGKTILVLIHGYNSEPDDVIKSYQTLEENFKDWQFYDEIVGYTWPGGDNPFDYQAAKSRSSAVARRLQMHLNSIFNNAVLVDLMTHSMGSRVALSALDDGKKQKVVNNLFLTASAVDNEDLEFGNQFFSSTQKCNTVYVFHSKHDPVLNLGYRVHHWDSALGLFGPENPATLIEKSPNVKVVNCKNHIKRHGGYKDCKELYTYLKNEFFTTNKHPQYYTL